The window CGGGGCAGACCGGGCATCACGGCGTCCAGCACCTGGTCGACGGAGAGCTCCAGTGCGGTCCGCAATGCGAGGCAGGCGCCGCGGTGCCGGCCGGCGGTAGTGGCGTCGGCGAGTTCGCCGTCGAGGAGGCGGTCGGCCGTCAGCAGCAGGCCTTCGACGGACGCGGGGACAGGGGTGGTCATGCGGTCACCTCCGGCTTGCGGATCTTCTGCGCCAGGTCCTCCACGTCCGAGACGAAGCGCTGCGGGTCGGGGATTGAGGCGCCGCTGGGGTGGGCCCCCTTCTGGCACTGCTGGATCAGCGACCATGCCGAGCTTCCGTAGCGGCGGAGCACCTCCCCCGTGACGTCGTCACCGCGCCTCACGTCGCCGAAGAGGGCGAAGGCCGCGACCTCCCGGAACCTCTCCGTGCTGTCGATCGCGGTCTGGAGGTCGTGCTCCGAGCCGCCGGTGCGGTGGTGGCGGATCCACGCGGCTTCGAGGAACGCGTTCTCCAGGGCGATCCGGCACAGGCCGGGCAGCACGTGGCGGTACGTCTCGGGGGGAAGGCCAGGAGTGGCGGCGATGGCCCGGGCGTCGCCGATGGCCTGCTTGACCGGGTCGTCGACGCAGTCGACCTTCACCCGGGACCCCTCGCCCCGCGTCACCTGGAAGACCGTGACCGGCAGCTCCTGGTCGGTGAACGCCTTCTGCAGACGGGGATCGTGGGTGAAGACGATGATCTGCCGGTGCCTGCCCAACTCGTGCAGCACCTGGGCGAGTCCGTGCACCTTGGTCGGGTCCATGGACTGCACGGGGTCGTCGATGACGAGGAAGCCGAACGGGCTGTCCGCGGTCGTGGCCCTCGGCAGGAAGAGGGAGAGCGCGAGGGAGTGCAGCTCGCCCTGGCTCATGACGTCGAGCGCCGGGGCGTCCTGGCCGTCGACGGAGGCCGCCATGACGAGCTTGCGGACGGTCGCCTTCTCGCTGCCCATCAGGCTGACGGCCGCAAGGTCGACGTTGCTTTCCTGCCGCAGGCGCTGCCAAATGTCCTGCGTGGCGTCGGTGAACCGTTCCATGCGCTGTTCCCGCAGCTCGGTGGAGAGGTCCTTGAGCCACTTCAGCGCCTTCCGGAGGCCGCTCAGCAGAGGCTTGTCCCGTTCGGTCTCGCGCGCCTTGTCCGCCCAGGCCGCGAGCCGGGTGAGGAGCGCACGCCACCGCTCGTCGCGCTTTTCCAGCTCGTGGGCCGCGTGCCTCCTGACGGTGTCGCAGGCGTCGGCGAGGACCTTGGCGGCTTCTTCGGCGCACCTGGCGAGCTCGGTGGGTTCGGTGATCTGCCGGCAGTCGGTCCACACCTTCCACGGGTCGGCCAGTGCGACGGGGATCTGCCGCGGGTTCTCGATGAGGTTGTGGAGGTTTCGCTTGGCGGTCCGGACGGCGTTGTGCGCGTCCTCGGCGGACTTCGCCTCGTGGCGCAGCTCCGCCGCCTGGCGGGAGGCACGCTCGTACCACTCCCGTCCGAGGACCCGTTCCGTTCCGCACGTCGGGCAGACGTCGTCGTCGGGGTGCCGGTCGGCGTGGGCGAGGGCCTTCTCCAGCAGGTCGGCGCGCAGCCGGGCGTTCTCGGCGTCGGTGCCGTGCAGGTCCTCCACGTCGGCGAGGGCGTTCCGCAGCCGCCGGACGGCCTCCTCGACCTCCGCCAGGTCGGGCCCCTGCACCCCGGCCTCGATCCGGAGCTCGGCGAGCCGGCTGTCGTCGGCCGGGGGGAGACCGGCGACGAGGGCGTCGATGGTGTCGAGGTCCGGGGCGCCCGGGGTGTCCACGGCGAGCAGGGCCCGCACGGCGCGGTCGTCGTCCTCCAGCGTGTAGAGGGACTCCTTCAGGCCGGGGAGGGCGTCCTTCATCTCCTTCGCGACGGACGCGAGGGCCTTCTCCCGCACGCTCAGCCGGTTGGTCGCGGTGGAGAGCAGCTCCATGCCGAGGATGGTGGCGATCGCGTCGTACCGCTCGGACGGCTTGCCGGTGAGCATGAGGTCGAGGTCGGTGTACGAGAGGAACGGCCGGTGGTCGGCGAGGGCCGTGTCCCAGCCGGCGTCGGCCACGGGGACCGTCCCGTGACCCGGGCGCTTGAAGGTGGCCTCGGAACTGCCGAACTCCTGGCTCGCCCAGGTGCGGGTGAGGGTGCTGTTGCCGGTGTCGCCCTCGATCGCGAGCTTGAGCTCGATCTTGGGGCTGTCGGCGTTGTGGAGGTTGTACCAGTGGCCGCCGCGCGTGGCGTCCTGGCCCGGCCGGTGGGCCCGGGTGCCGGTGAAGCCGACCTCGATGGCTTCGGCGAGGCTGGACTTGCCGGAGCCGTTGCGGCCCACGACGAGGTTAACGCCGGGGCGGGGGCTGAGGCTCAGCCGGGCACGGGGGCCGATGCCGCGGAAGCCGTTGACGGCGAGGGAGCCGAGGTAGATCCGGCCGGCCGGGGAGGTTCCACGGGTCTCGTTCCCGCCCAGCGCCTCCTTCAGCAGCACCTTCACGGAATCGGGGAGTGCCGCCTCGTCCAGACGGGTCCGTACCAGATCGGCCAGGGGCGGGGGCTGATCGGCAGGGTTCGGCCGAGCGGGGTCGGTGGGTTCGTCCGCGTTGCGCTGGAACTGTTCCGTCACGGTCATGTGCGTCTCCCGGGGGCCGGATGCTCGTTCGGAGGGCGGGGCGGACACCGGCACGCGGTGAGTGCGGATGGCGCCCCGGCGTTCGCGTCGGGGGGTCCACAGTGCGGTTGCGCAGTTAGCTCACGCTTCCACTCAGAACCATGACTAGATAAGCATGACACTGAAAGCACTGTCAAACGGCTTGACGAATTTGACGACTGTTGTAGTGTGTTAACCGTCCCTGCCCGACTGGCCCGAGAGGTGCGGAGCCCCACGCCATGCCCCAGCAGCCACCAGCCCAACCGGCGCCCTCAGCGCATGTGACGGCCGCCGAGATCTCCCGTATCGCAGGAGTCACGCGCGCCACCGTCAGCAACTGGCGCCGCCGCCACGACGACTTTCCGGCTCCCAGCGCAGGCACGGAATCCAGCCCGCTCTACGACCTGCCGGCCGTCCAGGCATGGCTGCGGGGCCGCGGGCACACCTCCACCGCCTCGCCGACCGAGGAACTACGTACGGCGCTCCGACTGCTGGGACCCGGCTCGGGAGTGGCCGCGCGACTGTTCCCGCTGGCGGCCGGCGCGTCCCGCCGCACCCCGGAGGAGCTGGCCGAACTCGCCGCCCTGCCCGACGACCAGTTGATCGCCCGAGCGGAGAAGACCGCGCGCGAGCTTCCGGCCGCCGTGCCCGAGGCCGAGCCGGTCCGCTACGGTCCGGACGACGCGGACGCGGTCCGCGCGCTGCTGGGCTGCGTCCGTGAGGCGGGGCCACAGGCCGCCGTCGACGTCCTCGCCGAACGTGAACTGGACGAGGGCGCGGCCAGCGGCGTCTACCAGACCCCGGAGGGCCTGGCCGTGCTCATGGCCCGGCTCCTGCCCGCCGAGGCGTCCCGCGTCCTCGACCCCGCCTGCGGCAGCGGCACGCTCCTGGCTGGCGCCGCCCGGCGGGGCGCTCGGGAGCTGTTCGGGCAGGACTCGCTCCCCGTCCAGGGCCGGCGCACCGCGGTCCGGCTACTTCTCTCCGCCCCCGAGGCCGAGTCGGCGATCCGCGTCGGCGACAGCCTGCGCGGCGACGCCTTTCCCGACGTCATCGTGGACGCCGTCCTGTGCAACCCGCCGTTCGGCGACCGGGACTGGGGTCACGACGAGCTGGCCTACGACCCGAGGTGGGCGTACGGACTTCCGCCGCGCTTCGAGTCCGAACTGGCCTGGGTGCAGCACGCCCTCGCGCACCTGGAGCCGGGCGGCTACGCGGTCATGCTGCTGCCGCCCG is drawn from Streptomyces sp. NBC_01232 and contains these coding sequences:
- a CDS encoding AAA family ATPase, which gives rise to MTVTEQFQRNADEPTDPARPNPADQPPPLADLVRTRLDEAALPDSVKVLLKEALGGNETRGTSPAGRIYLGSLAVNGFRGIGPRARLSLSPRPGVNLVVGRNGSGKSSLAEAIEVGFTGTRAHRPGQDATRGGHWYNLHNADSPKIELKLAIEGDTGNSTLTRTWASQEFGSSEATFKRPGHGTVPVADAGWDTALADHRPFLSYTDLDLMLTGKPSERYDAIATILGMELLSTATNRLSVREKALASVAKEMKDALPGLKESLYTLEDDDRAVRALLAVDTPGAPDLDTIDALVAGLPPADDSRLAELRIEAGVQGPDLAEVEEAVRRLRNALADVEDLHGTDAENARLRADLLEKALAHADRHPDDDVCPTCGTERVLGREWYERASRQAAELRHEAKSAEDAHNAVRTAKRNLHNLIENPRQIPVALADPWKVWTDCRQITEPTELARCAEEAAKVLADACDTVRRHAAHELEKRDERWRALLTRLAAWADKARETERDKPLLSGLRKALKWLKDLSTELREQRMERFTDATQDIWQRLRQESNVDLAAVSLMGSEKATVRKLVMAASVDGQDAPALDVMSQGELHSLALSLFLPRATTADSPFGFLVIDDPVQSMDPTKVHGLAQVLHELGRHRQIIVFTHDPRLQKAFTDQELPVTVFQVTRGEGSRVKVDCVDDPVKQAIGDARAIAATPGLPPETYRHVLPGLCRIALENAFLEAAWIRHHRTGGSEHDLQTAIDSTERFREVAAFALFGDVRRGDDVTGEVLRRYGSSAWSLIQQCQKGAHPSGASIPDPQRFVSDVEDLAQKIRKPEVTA